From one Pseudopipra pipra isolate bDixPip1 chromosome 2, bDixPip1.hap1, whole genome shotgun sequence genomic stretch:
- the LOC135410487 gene encoding olfactory receptor 52I2-like, with protein MASDPSNSSSSSFILVGVPGLEAFPTCLGVLFCSAYVMALVGNGAVLLVTGLDKSLPAPCHGLLAMLAAVDVLMVRAVVPRLLSVLWLSSAWIGSAACFGQMFLVHSATSAESGLLLAMALDRYVAICHPVAQMGLAIVLRALLFVVPLTGLVTSPPCCGPRAVPHSYREHQAVAGPACADPAPAGLYSMAASSLTAGADGACIGACIAASCGRILRAVPGHGAHRRALSTCGCHLCVVLLFYLPGIVSVYAQHLGSAVPTPARVLLADLALALPATLNPLVHGIKVKQIQEGTLRLLGQLAGLRLMSC; from the exons ATGGCTTCTGATCcctccaacagcagctcctcctccttcaTCCTGGTGGGTGTCCCTGGCCTGGAAGCTTTCCCCACCTGCCTGGGTGTCCTTTTCTGCTCGGCCTATGTCATGGCCCTGGTGGGAAACGGGGCGGTGTTGCTGGTCACTGGGCTGGACAagtccctgcctgccccctgCCACGGGCTCCTGGCCATGCTGGCGGCCGTCGACGTGCTCATGGTGAGGGCCGTGGTCCCCAGGCTGCTGAGCGTGCTGTGGCTGAGCTCTGCCTGGATCGGCTCCGCGGCCTGCTTCGGCCAGATGTTCCTCGTCCACTCCGCCACGTCGGCGGAGTCGGGATTGCTCCTGGCCATGGCCCTCGACCGCTACGTGGCCATCTGCCACCCTGTGGCCCAGATGGGCCTGGCCATCGTGCTCAGGGCTCTCCTCTTCGTGGTGCCCCTGACGGGGCTGGTGACGTCCCCGCCCTGCTGCGGCCCGCGCGCGGTGCCCCACTCGTACCGCGAGCACCAGGCCGTGGCTGGGCCGGCCTGCGCCGACCCCGCGCCCGCCGGGCTCTACAGCATGGCCGCCTCCTCCCTCACGGCGGGCGCGGACGGGGCCTGCATCGGGGCCTGCATCGCCGCGTCCTGCGGCCGCATCCTGCGGGCCGTGCCGGGGCATGGGGCACACCGCAGGGCCCTGAGCACGTGCGGGTGCCACCTGTGCGTGGTGCTGCTCTTCTACCTGCCCGGCATCGTCTCCGTCTACGCCCAGCACTTGGGCAGTGCCGTGCCCACGCCCGCGCGGGTCCTGCTGGCAGAcctggccctggccctgcccg CCACACTCAACCCCCTCGTTCATGGCATAAAGGTGAAGCAGATCCAGGAGGGGACCCTCAGACTGCTGGGGCAGCTGGCAGGACTCAGGCTCATGAGCTGCTAA